The Euphorbia lathyris chromosome 2, ddEupLath1.1, whole genome shotgun sequence genome includes a window with the following:
- the LOC136219514 gene encoding probable WRKY transcription factor 2 — MAGIDDNVAIIGDWVPPSPSSRAFFSAILGDDINSRTMPEPSRENRTEELFLGSRKQTTEGNAEMKDGAQTGASQFADLPPFPEQKSSQRGGLVERMAARAGFNAPRLNTESIRSAELSMNPDIRSPYLTIPPGLSPTTLLDSPVFLSNSLAQPSPTTGKFSFMLNPNSKSSTMASEPADKSKDNFFEDINDSSFAFKPVPDSRSSFLLGAIKQSFPSIEVSVQSENSHGVEPNKVQPQNRNTFHFTEDFSRSTIEKDNGASTMRKDRRAFDPTGGSAEHSPPLEDQQDEEGEQRAGDSVAGGGTGTPSEDGYNWRKYGQKQVKGSEYPRSYYKCTHPNCPVKKKVERSHEGHITEIIYKGAHNHPKPTPNRRSAIGPSNALVDAQLDVPDQVGIQSCVDNDPMWTDAQKGTAAGTPEWRNDNGEVTSSANAGPEYGHPSSTVQAHNGTHFESGDVVDASSTFSNDEDEDDRATHGSVGYDGEGDESESKRRKIETYPTDIGGATRAIREPRVVVQTTSEVDILDDGYRWRKYGQKVVKGNPNPRSYYKCTNAGCTVRKHVERASHDLKSVITTYEGKHNHDVPAARNSSHVNSGGPNNGNTQAGTVVQSHVHRPEPAQVHNNIPRFERSRAYGSYGLGGSQQLGPAPSFSFGMNQPGLANLAMAGLGPGQPKMPVMPLHPYLQQRQMNEMGFMLPKGEPKMEPMSEPSLNLANNPSVYQQIMSRLPLGPQM, encoded by the exons ATGGCTGGCATTGATGATAATGTTGCTATAATTGGGGATTGGGTGCCTCCTAGTCCAAGTTCACGAGCCTTTTTTTCGGCAATTTTAGGTGATGATATCAACTCACGAACAATGCCAGAACCTTCTCGGGAAAACAGAACTGAAGAGCTCTTTCTGGGGTCACGGAAACAGACAACGGAAGGTAATGCTGAGATGAAGGATGGGGCACAAACTGGTGCTTCTCAGTTTGCAGATTTACCTCCATTTCCAGAGCAGAAATCCAGCCAGCGCGGTGGCCTTGTAGAAAGAATGGCAGCCAGAGCCGGGTTTAATGCTCCAAGGTTGAATACAGAAAGTATTAGGTCTGCCGAGCTTTCAATGAACCCTGATATTCGATCTCCGTACTTAACAATACCTCCTGGTCTCAGCCCAACAACCTTGTTAGACTCTCCAGTGTTCCTTTCAAATTCTCTG GCACAGCCGTCGCCAACAACTGGAAAATTCTCATTTATGCTAAATCCTAACAGTAAGAGCTCCACAATGGCTTCTGAACCTGCTGATAAAAGTAAGGATAATTTTTTTGAGGACATCAATGATTCTTCATTTGCATTCAAGCCTGTTCCAGACTCTCGGTCGTCTTTTCTCCTTGGCGCAATCAAA CAATCCTTTCCTAGTATCGAGGTTTCGGTTCAGTCTGAGAACTCTCATGGTGTAGAACCAAACAAAGTCCAGCCTCAGAATAGGAACACCTTCCATTTTACAGAAGACTTCTCCAGATCAACAATTGAAAAGGACAACGGAGCTAGCACTATGAGGAAAGACAGAAGGGCCTTTGACCCTACTGGTGGCAGTGCTGAACATTCTCCACCGCTTGAGGATCAACAAGACGAAGAAGGAGAGCAGAGAGCCGGTGATTCCGTTGCAGGCGGTGGCACCGGCACACCATCTGAGGATGGATATAACTGGAGAAAATATGGACAGAAACAAGTAAAAGGCAGCGAGTATCCACGGAGTTATTACAAATGCACTCATCCGAATTGCCCGgtgaagaagaaagtggagcGCTCTCATGAAGGCCACATAACGGAGATCATATACAAGGGGGCTCACAACCATCCAAAACCCACACCTAACCGGCGATCAGCCATTGGACCCTCGAATGCTCTTGTCGACGCACAACTAGATGTTCCTGATCAAGTTGGAATACAGAGTTGTGTAGACAATGATCCTATGTGGACAGATGCACAGAAGGGAACTGCTGCTGGAACTCCGGAATGGAGGAACGATAATGGTGAGGTGACATCTTCAGCAAATGCAGGCCCTGAATATGGTCATCCATCTTCCACGGTACAAGCTCATAATGGCACTCACTTTGAATCGGGTGATGTGGTTGATGCCTCTTCTACCTTTTCTAATGACGAAGATGAAGATGATCGGGCTACACATGGCAGTGTAGGTTATGATGGCGAAGGAGATGAATCGGAATCCAAGAGAAG GAAAATTGAAACTTACCCAACTGACATAGGAGGAGCTACCAGAGCTATTCGGGAGCCAAGAGTGGTGGTCCAGACTACAAGCGAGGTGGATATTCTTGATGATGGATACCGCTGGCGCAAGTACGGGCAGAAAGTTGTGAAAGGAAATCCAAATCCCAG GAGTTATTACAAATGTACTAATGCAGGCTGCACAGTGAGGAAGCATGTGGAAAGGGCATCACATGACCTTAAATCAGTGATCACAACATATGAGGGAAAGCACAACCATGATGTTCCGGCAGCTCGCAATAGCAGCCATGTCAATTCTGGTGGTCCCAATAATGGAAATACACAAGCTGGTACGGTTGTTCAAAGCCATGTTCACAGGCCTGAACCTGCACAAGTTCACAACAACATCCCGAGGTTCGAAAGGTCTCGTGCATATGGATCTTACGGCCTGGGTGGAAGTCAGCAGCTAGGGCCGGCCCCTAGCTTCTCGTTTGGAATGAACCAACCAGGGTTAGCTAATCTGGCAATGGCTGGATTAGGTCCTGGGCAACCCAAGATGCCAGTAATGCCTCTTCACCCATATTTACAGCAAAGGCAGATGAATGAGATGGGGTTCATGTTGCCTAAAGGAGAACCAAAAATGGAACCTATGTCTGAACCAAGCCTGAATCTGGCAAACAATCCTTCAGTATATCAGCAAATCATGAGTAGGCTGCCACTTGGACCACAGATGtaa